The genomic stretch TCTTAATTTGGCTTTATCTTTGGTTTCATCTATTTCAAATTCCTGATTATTGGATGAAGCAAATGCATGACTTGTTGAAGAAAAAGTTTGTCGAGAAGTTCATTCTGAGGAAGATCCACATACTATCTTAGCTCCAGCTCAGTCTATTGTGATTGAATGATTCTCGGCTGGATAGATGACATGGAGTGTGCTGCATAATGCTTTGGAGCTGTTTGTCCGATTCATGGCCGTTATACCACTTACCCACTTCATGTATCAGATTGTTTACGGCATAGCTAGACGTGTTCCAGACTCTGTATATATCTCTCTGttaattcaatcaaattatCTCTATCAAGCTTTCTTGTAATGCCTTATTTCCATCCTTTAATTTCTGCTCCTTTTCTCACATCTATGCATTCAATAAGCTGTCTTCTGTCTATAATCTATATTACTTGATCGGTTGATCCTGATTATAAATTTACAGCCCTCCTTGTAAAATGCTCCCGTAAATCTGCCATATGCAAAAAACAATTGAAGCTAAGAcaaaataagtttattaaaattatacattggtgactttgacataataTAATTAGCTACTAGTATCATGCATACCTTAACTTTACGCCCCTAAAAATGAGACTTTCGAAACGACATAAGTATTAATGCAAATTAGTAAAGTACaagagaggaagagaagtTGGAAAGAGTACATACAATATTGTGTTTGAGAAGCTTTGATTTATGTTGGCTTTTGGAATCTGGATATTCCAAGACTTGGCTTTTTCCTTATACACACACAAATGCTAATATAAAGGTATTTGGGAAGGCATTATATGTTGTATATAGGCTCCATCAAGATTCTCGAAATCTATCGTCTAATCATACGAGTTTTAGGAAATTGCGTTGAGATGGGCATCCCTGTCTTCGTTCTCGCTTTGCTCTTTCTCCTGTTTGGTTCTCTTGCCACAAGATCCTACCTACTGAATCTTCTGGTTTTTCCACTCTACGTTGTGGCAGGTTTTATCGCGTTCTCACTCGTCACTTATGTCAGAGAACTGATAGCGTCCTCTCATCGACCACCTGTGGCTGGATCAATGATAAATCAACTCATACACTTCCGCACACTTTTGATTACCAGATCAAACTTGCCTTAAAGTACCAAACATACCGTCTGATCACCAACTCGCACAGTCACGTATACACTGCTGATCCGTCAAATGTTGAATACATCCTGAGAACCAACTTTCCTAACTATGGCAAGGTGTAGTAAATTTAAATCAGAGTTCtaattgaatttgagtttCAACAACCTTGTGTGTTTTGTGCAGGGAGACTACAATCGCAGTGTAATGAAAGATCTTTTCGGTGAAGGGATTTTTTCAGTAGACGGGAAGAAATGGCGCCACCAAAGAAAGCTTGCTAGCTATGAGTTCTCAGCCAAAATCCTCAGAGACTTCAGCTGCTCGGTTTTTCAATCTAATGCTGCTAAACTAGCTTCCAAGGTTTATGTTGAAGCACTGGCTAGTAAAGAGATGGATTTACAGGTTTCATAATTCACCCATCATTTCTCTAACATAAATGTCAATTTATGAGCTAATTACCTCATATAGTAATAAAGCTGAGATCTTATTTACAGGATATGCTAATGAAATCAGCTATGGATACAATGTTTAAGGTGGGATTTGGGGTTGACCTCAACACCCTATCTGAATCAGATGAAAtcagtaataaattaatcaaagcCTTTGATGAATCCAATGCCATTGTATATTGGAGATACGTTGATGTATTCTGGAAAGTGAAAAGGTTTCTTAACATTGGTCTGGAAAGAAATCTCAAGGAGAACATCAAAGTCATTGACATTTTTGTTTACAAGTTGATCTGCCACAAGAGGGAGCAGGCGAGGAACGAACAGGTCAGTCCGTACTGAATAAAACCGAATCTCGTGGTTTCTTGATCAAATTTATGCCATTTGCATGGTGCTAAAGAGGACATTCTGTCGAGGTTTCTAATTGAAAGTGAAAAGGATGCAAAAAACATGACCGATGAgtatttagagacataattcTCAGTTTTATCTTCGGGGAAGGACACGACTGCAAACACTCTTGCTTGGTTCTTCTACATGTTATGCAAGCATCCTCCGATTCAAGAAAAGGTGGTACAAGATGTGAAGTTAGCTACAGAGGTGGGAGATGACTCATCCACTGATGAATTCGTACTCGGGTTGACCGAGGCAGCTCTCGATAGGATGCAGTATCTACACGCAGCTCTTACAGAGACTCTCAGGCTATATCCTGCAGTCCCTGTGGTAAAACTCTTCTATCTGCTCTATAGCTGTAAAAATTGCAGAAGTAAAACTCTCTGTAACGGTATGGAACTAGGCTAAAAACGGCATTCTTAATGGAGTTTGCAGGATGGTAAGTGTGCAGACGAAGACGATATTCTCCCGGATGGCCACAGAATAAAGAAAGGTGACGGTATAAGCTACATGCCGTATGCAATGGGGAGAATGCCATACATATGGGGAGAAGATGCTGGGGAATTTCGGCCCGAGAGATGGCTCAAAGACTGCACTTTTCAGGGTGAAAGCCCTTTCAAATTCACTGCCTTTCAGGTTATTAGCTCTGTTTCCATAACCccatttgattttattttgtcttcttttcatATGTAATCAATCtgatgaattaattttatcaggGTGGGCCTAGGATATGCCTGGGGAAGGAATTTGCATATAGGCAAATGAAGATTATTGCAGCAACTCTTGTGatgttcatgagattcaagcTTGTGGAGGAGAGTACGAATGCAACTTACAGAACTATGTTCACTCTTCATATGGACAAAGGTCTCCCTCTCTACGCATTTCCTCGCTTTGATCCTTAATTGATGTTGTTTCCTTCCTCAAATTCTCATTTTAACCACTCATCACTTGTAATCAGACTACAGTCTATACTAAAACAATAGTATAAGttttattccctccgtccacaaccAATAGTCTTGTATACTCCATCAACAATGCATTCATCTAATTGTAGCCTATGGTATGCTCCCTCTATCCTATATTAGATGGAGTTTATTTTGGGTGTTGCTGGTAAAGGATAGTGGTTGTAGATCATCCATAGTATAAAAGTTACTAGtttctaaaaaagaaatgagcacatttttatgggacatGCGAATATGATAATTGCCCACAGTCTTAGTAGAGGCCTCAATGAATACTACTAATCTTGTAGTCCAGCTTCTCAATCACACCACATGGCCTCAACTATGCTAAACGAAAGAGATGACATTTACTTTGAGCGAGTATATACAGAACATGGCAAGGGTAAATCATGCATTCTGTTACTCccagataaaataaattatgatttgaaTATCTATGCTAAGAGAAATATGGTTTTACATCAACATGTCTACACAAGGATgcttattatttatagtagaacaaaaaaaacaaactaaacaaacGAATGTATAAATCAAGCATTCAGGAGGATGAATGCTCAACCTCAAGTGATGACTGTTGGCTCCTCCCTTCCGGTGAACTCCTTCAGCTTTGAAGTAGATAAAGCCAGATCTAGCACGTATAATCACACATACAATTAGAAACtctgaaaaaaaacaaaaagatgtAACAAATAACAAGAATCGAACCTATCAATGGCTTCAATGCTATTTGTGCATCACGTCGTGTTTAGATGCATCTGGCTCAAATTGTTCGATATATATACGAACAGTTGCACCAGCAGACCGGTACCCTATGCTCCATAACATTAGTATGGAAGCTGAAAATTGAAGTTGACATGTAGAAAACTGTAACAGAGGGGCTTTGTTCAGGACACGATCAAAGGAGGCACTTACCGATAGCCTAAATATAATCCTGGATCCATCAGTGAACACAAAACGGACACCTTGCTTGGTAACTACGCTGGCATCTACCTGTGCAAGTACGACAAGGTCATGTTACCAATATATTTCTTTGTCGCAAAATTAAGGTTAGAGTCAATTTTGGGGAAGGCTCAACTTACAGGATCAGTGTAGGTGAAGTCATCTGCAAACTGCAGTTTGTAGTCTCCTGCAATAAACATAGCTCTTTTAGCTAAATAACAAACTCCTTAATCAACTAGGTACTGATCGAGATTTACCATATGCATCACCGGTTTTGCCTTTGGAAATTAAGTCTCTAAGATaatctatcattttattagcCCCTTCAGACTCACATTCCTATTGCACAAGGAACGAGGTATTTGAGTTGCAGCAAATTGCATCCATTAGAAGGAGTAATAACAAAATAGCAGAGTATAAGGCTTGCCTCGTAGTCATATCGAGAGAAGAAGTTCCTCCCATAAGTAGCCCAATGCTCAGAAACAACATCCGACACAGAAACCAACTTCTCCCCTGGTTTCTTGTCCTTATTTCTAAAAGCAATTATTGACAACCAAGCTAAAACAGCCCTGTCAATAAGCAATATTCGGTTTATCAACTTAATCATCTCTGAAAATTAGATAAGGTGATCAACCATGAGATTTCCTTATGAGTGAATTGATATACACGTACCAGATACCATCTTTCTCTCGGATGTGGTCGGAACCAGTTCCAAAACTTTCTTCTCCACAGATTGACAATTTCCCTGCATCCATTAGGTTTCCGAAAAACTTCCAACCAGTGGGAACCTAAAGTGAAGTTTGTTTATAAGATAAGACTGACTGCAGAAAGTACATCCGTACCCGATAAATTGGCTAAAACTCGTTACAAGGAGTTGTAGAGTACCAAACCTCATAGAATGGAAGTTTTAACTTCTCTGCTACACGATCCAGAGCACCACTGGTCGGCATGGATCGAGCCAAACCCTGTGAAAATACATAAGCTGAGGATGTATAAACTCTTTGAAGAGAAATATTGGGAGGAGAATCTTCATGCTTTTCAAACCTTTGGGCCAGTTTTGAAGTATGGAATGGCCTTTTCTGCGTTGGCAGCAATAATAGCAACAGAATCGGAAGGAGTCACGAAAAATCTGCTTCCAAGAATCATGTTTCTGTCACCATCTCCTGGAAAACAAAGTATGATATTGATAAGGGTAGGCTCAGTTATTTCTGTTGCTTTTCCTTTATATTATGCGTTTTAGCGAATCAATTTTATAGAAATAGAAGCCATGCTGCTCTTAAAATTCACTAAACACGTACCATCACTTGCAGCGCCAAAATCGGGACCATGTTCCGCATACATTATGTCAACCAATTCCTTGGCATATCTATTCCAgatcaacaaattaaaaccaGCATTTTGGAATCATGCGAGCTTTTCTGAATGCATACTTCTTACGTGAGATTAGGATCTGGATGGCCATGTCCAAAATCTTCTAGAGGCACCCCGTTTAAAATGGAATCCTGTACAAAAAGAGGTAATTTGATATGGAACCAACTAGCATTGTTCGTTAATTTTGACCATGACAAAAATGAAGCTAACATACAATGCTAGCTCCCAGTTTGTCCACAAAAATTGGTTTGGCATAAGCACCCGTGACGGCATGCATAGCATCAAATGTGAACCTGAAAAGAGTAGAACGAGAAGATTTGAAACAAGTTTAAAACAACGCATCAAGAAAAGATACAAAATAGTAAAGGAAGCAGCAGCAAAACATCAGAATCGTGAGGCAAGGTACTCAATACCTGAAATCTGACCGTGATATAAGGCTCCTGATAAgtgaaaaatcaaatacttGCTGCAAAATAAGTTGAAACATGAACTCCCATCAAAGAGAAGTAAATATAATGGTTTCATAAATATTCTCCCAGAGTTGAAAATGAAGTTCCATTCTGTATGCTAGATCATGAACTAGAAACAgtatccactaccaaaaataatcCGAATTGTATAAAAactttcaattattatatcaAATAGATGTAATAAAGAACAAATGTCAATGGCTCGATGCAATAAAGATACAGTTGTTCAAGGAGAACTTGAAATTCAGACTGCTCACCTCCAAAAGCTCCAAATAGTCAGCTACTGGATCGACTACCTCTACACTAAAAGGTCCACAGTTTGTTACACCAAGCTGTGAGAGATTAATGTCGGGAATGTCGGCTACTTTTATTTCAGAGATCTGCAGAACACTAAGGCAAGTCAAATAGAAGTGGCAAACTTATCAATTGTTTGACTGAATCCAAGAATGCTTGCTAAAGATTACATTGAACCAAATCGTTCAGCAacatttatcaaatatatgtatgtaaCTAAAAGCCTCCTTTAACAGAATGTTTTTCAGTAGTAGCCTGAAAGTCATCGAGGATTTGATCATTGGGGTGAAAGAAGGAAAATAAGCTTGCTAGTCATGCACAGTTTGAATATCAGTTTCATCAATAAAGGACGATTCTTTGTGAATTTTGAGAGCTTGACCTAGAATTCTGTTTCTTAAACTTGTAGTCTTGAACTAGAATATTCCTCTTTATAAAGAATGGTCCTCCCAATAAAAAGCCTCACAGTGAAACAGCTCTACATAAGAAAAGCTAAAGCACCAGAGACATACAGAAAGAGTGTTTCCGTAGATCTTATCAGTAATCGATTCAGGTGCAGGTTGGCCACTGCTGTAATTGAACTGCAGAAGTAGGAACCAAGAGAATATTACGAATTAGTAGAACATGATGATGCAGGGTTCAAGAGAGACACATGAGCAAAAGCCACTGGCTACAGAAAAGATATAGGCAAAAGTACAAACAAGGCTCGTGCCGAATTACTAAGATCAAAATATACCTTGATACCCCAATCATATTCAGGACCACCAGGGTTGTGGCTTGCACTCATTATAAATCCACCATTGGCCTTTATAAACAAAGGAAGTGGAACTAATACAAGTTGTGCAAGTTACAGCATATAAAGGGAAAAGCACACACTACGCAGACAGAGATGAGTGATTCTTGCCTCTCTCTTCCTTATTACAGCAGATACAGCTGGTGTGGATAGTATACCATCCCTGCAGTTACAAAATTCAACCCCTATTCATTGCCACCAACAGTAGTTCTTGtcataaacacataatcttAATGATACAGAAGAGGAAGCTAATCAAAAGAGTTCCAATAGAGCCATAGtctaaatgataaaaaattaaacatattttttactaCATAAGCAAACAGCTGCATTTGAGATAGTGAAAAATACCTTAAAAAGGTTATTACATGGTCTTTtagaaaacataaatattgGAAATTCACAAGATagcaaaaaggaaaactaGCCTGCCAACCAAGATTTTTCCAACACCATTGCCAGCAGCAATTTTGATGATTATCTGTGTTTCAAATGTTGCTCTGTCAGCATTTGGAACAAGATAGATCCATTGAAATGTCAATCAATCTTAAATTTGAAGACCTGTGCGGCCTCCTTGTTAAAGTATCTACCATCACCACCCAAAACCAAGACTCCATTTTTGTAATCCTCTGGTGGCAATGAATCAAATAGTGCCTTCAATCACACACAAATCCCTCATTAGAAGCAAACACATAGCATAAGCAAAGTATCACTACTTCAGTATTCAAACTGCCAGACCTGAATCCAGTTGGCAAGATAATTTTCTCGCATAAACTCTTTCACCTAACAGCagcaaaaaatcaaatccaatTATCACCGAACATGATTGGCAATGTAGCACAAAGATCACACCTTTTTCCGAAGACCACTTGTGCCAGTCTTCTGCCCCTCAATTGGCTGCGTTGGCACACTCTTAATCTGAAATCAATCAACcaatcaatcaaatcaaggTAATATCTCAGCACCCACTTCGATACTCTCctcttctcctctctctctctctctctctctctctctcccctccCTAAACCCTTTTGCAATAAAAATGGAACCTTGAGTTCTTGGGAGTTAGCAACAGTGGCTGAAGGAGAAGTTGATGAAGAGGAAGCCCTGACCGAGGCAGACAAAAGTGGTGATGGTGAAGCATTCCTGAAAGAAATGTTAGAGAAAAGTGGAGTGGgattgaagaaagaaagagattTGGCCAAATGATCTAGAGCTGAATCGTTTCCATTAGAATTCCTCAATTTTCTTGATAGCAAAGAAGATGTGGGCCTTGAAGCTATGGAGTTCAAAGCCATATCCCACGGCGATGAAAGAAACAAGCTTAAAAATCTCTTCTTTCTATTGAGCAATTTGCTCACTTTTTCTGTCTTTTTCTTTGTGTCTGTGAGACGTGAGTGAAGTTGAGGCTTTTAAATTATGGACTGAATGTGGTTCGCAAATCTAGAGAGGTATTGTGGGCGTGCCACGTGTACGTTAGACTGCTAAGTGTGTTCTTCATTTCTATCAACTTGATTATAAATATCTCttgttttaaatttggtttttcataatttgattCATATAATCtcatttactactactatttaaagCGAATATTCGTTTGAGAATGGTGTTTTTGAACATTGTATTGCTATTTGTCCTATATTGACGGTTGTGGccatgaaatataaaatttcatagaAACACACtcaaagataaaatttttagttagTGGTAAATGGTAATCGAATGAATCTCTGTGGCTTATGATTAGTCAAAAGATTACCTTTTAACATTTcaaggagtactatttttttcctaatCAATTTTAGAATTGAGAATTTACTCTATACATGAGCTCAATtgaattttcctctttttatatactcacattaaaaatttaatgaaggGAGAAGTACATTGATGTGAATCCGGTATTCACAATCATGTGACGCAACGACATCGGCGCTCGTTGACTGGTCcgaaaagtaggtggagataTGACAAGGAGCCGCCGATTCGAAGGTCTGACTCAAACCAGAATTTGCCTATCAAAATGATGTCCAAATGCTGTTCTAAGACCACCATTATCTTCATCGTCAAAAGAGCTTCAGCGTGAGTACCTTACACGCCTCAATCTGAGCTCGGATGAGGAAGTTATGGCGTTTGACGAAAGTCGCGAGAGCTCAAAAATGCCCTACACAGAAAACGCCGGCAGACCCAAAACGCCGGCCGGCGTTTTGCCCGAAAATGccattttttaaagattttaaagaCTATTTTCcctattacttttgttttagtataaatactcttttaGAGGCTTTCATTCTCACTTTAATATTTGTAAGAAtatttctccatatttgagagACTCACCCTCTTCATCTTTTCaagacttatcaaattccCTTCGGGTTGCATTCGATCTTTTGCGCTAGGTTGATTGTAAAGGTATCTTGCTAGTTCTGTATTAGCATTGTGGGCCATTGTGTTTACGTGAAAGCGCTTTGATTTCTTTCTGTttcttcacctaaatcataacactaatccatcctctatccttttatccatttttcttgttccatttcttgatttatctTGTTTGTTCGTTggatttatttacaaaaacaaGTCAAGCAAGTTCATAGTCTTCAATCTAGAAGATTCACATTATACATCGATTCAAATACAGTTCAAAGTTGAAAACTTTGAAACTTGTCAGTTAATGTTTGAGGACTAACTGAATGTATATATTCCTCTCTCTAATATTTCTAAACAAGAATTGAGCACTAATTTAGCGTTGCCAAAAATAAACGTGCGCCCAAATCACTTCACCACAAAACACTCCATTTCTTGAGTAATTAAGCTCGATTTCGAGAGGAAAATTGGGCGTTGAATTGCTGAGATTTGTTTGACATGTCGACGAATCAGAACCCAAGCCCGAACAGCAATGCGGCTCCAATCGAGATCGGGCCGGACGGCCTGGCCCGAGAATCTCCAGTCATAGCTTACACCGAGAAGGTATAGCGTCGTTTAGATCTCACGAATCACGAAAACACTATTTTGATTGCTCATCTTGTTTTCAATTTCGGGTTTCAGATCATTGAGGAAGAGCAGCTTCAGTTGAGGAAGTGCGTAAGCTTGCTTCTCATCATTCGACTAATTTCTCTTTATATTTACTGATTTGATGTGAATTTATGTTATTGGAGTTTGTGTTTTATCTTAGGATTTAGATTAATGTACATTCTGTTGATGTAGTGTTCAACAGAGAGTGTGTGATGAGATTTTCCGGTTTAGCatagtttattttgtgttCAAATCAGTATTGGAGCTATTGATATTCAGTTGCATTCATGATCTTAATGTTTCTTAGAAAATTTTGGTGATTGTGAAAAGGTGAGGCTTAGACTAATGGGTGATTCATGGACTCAAGTTCTTGAGCTTAATTCAAATGCCAGATTTTGATTAGACAATGGAACCATTGTACTAATGTTTTTCTATCAATAATATACAATCTGATGAGTCTTGGCCAACCACAAGTATTTCTTGAAACGTAGTGTTGATATTCCAGTATAGCATAATTTATTTGCCTTCAAATCAGTAGTGGAGTTGTTGATATGCTTTCACGCCATGTAATGTTCAGGTGCATTTGTGATCCTGGTGTTTCGTAGAAATTTTGGTGACTGTGAAAAGGTGTGATGCTTAGGAAGTTCTTGAGTTTAAGTCGAATGACTAAGTTGGATTATATAACGAAACCATAGCAATAATGATTCAGTTCTTGGTTGTAATTGAGTTACCATTGGGGGTTATTAGATTTACAGATTATGTATTTCCTTTCACCCCAAACAGATTCCTCGTTTAGCATTACCATTTCCTATCTCAGTCGCCTCATCATGCTAATATCCATATCAACTTATCATGTgtgaataatatattatatgtcCACTCAGGtatattgaagaaaactattCTAAGATTCGTGATGTCGAACGAGAACTTGCCAACCTCTCGATGGAAATGAAGCTTACAGCTGGTCCAAAGAAAGCTGGTATGCATTTTCCAGCAATTCCTAAGAATAATTTTGTGTCTTCTGTAGAGTATAACGTGTTCTTGTCCTACTCTAATAGCACTTGAACACCTAaggaagaaaatagaaatgtcaacagaGAGAATTCGATTGGCTAAGATGAAAGAAGAACAAGCTAAAAAGGTATGCTTCTTTCCATTAAGGAGCTGATCGTAGTCAGCTTAACTCAGTTTAACCTCATTATATGTGCTTTTTTCTTAAGCTGCAGAATTTGtacttctacttttctccGTACTCTCTGATAAACACTGTTCCTATCGCTAGGCCTGGGAAGCAGCAGCAAAAGACGTGCAGGATGAGGAAGCAAGCAAACAGAAGCTTTGTGACGATCTAAATAATTTGGTAATCGATTCTTGATGGTAACATTGCCAGTTAACTTATTCGAGTACTTTTATCTCATCTCAAATCTTATGCTCTTGCAGGTCCAGGAAAGTAGCAACAGCCAACTTGCTCGACTGGAGGAACTGAAGCGCCGAATGGAGTCTCTGAACCCGAGCAGATCTTCCAATACACATACGCCTCAGTATGATTCACTCAGACCTTCATCTTGGAGTATGCATATGCACTTAGTTTATTCGTTTCTCTATGCTTAATGCTTTTGTTCTCTCCCCAATGGTTGCGTCTTCCAAGTAAACAAATACGAGTTACCTCCCTAAATCATTATACCCCATTAGATATCACATTTTCTTGCCTACTAACATAAACTGAATTTAGTTGAGAAATCTTGACAAGATTTGACTATTTACAACGCGTAGGCGGGAAATCAAAGACTGCCACATAGTAGTACAGTTGAAGTTTCGTCTGCCGGGGAACCACCCTCTGGAGCTACGGGAACCATATCTACTGAAGTTAAAGCAGAGAACTCCGCGGTAACTGAGCAAAACCAGCAGCCTTCTAGCGACAGCGAGGAAGACGGAAGAAGAGAATTTCAAATAAAGGAAGAGGAAGTGGATTAGGAGCAGTACCTAAGGGCCGAAGCATGCAGCACCTGATTGGACAGGAGCTGGTTTTGACGTTGATGGCAGAGGTTGAGTGAATACACGATCCTTACCGGCTCCCGGCCACTTTCTaaaattcatttcttatttattattggaCAAATTCTAGTCTCTCATccatgacaaaaaaaaaaaaaaaaaaaaaaaaaaaaaaccttgtccatatttataaattcttcTTGAACTGATGTGTATGAGCTCTCAACCATGGTGGCCTTGTATACAGATGTTTAATGTAAATTTGCATTTGTTTGATGAAAAGGTTTTCATAATTGTGATTATGCTTCTTGTTTGACAGCGACATGTGAGTAGTTTATGAGTTCGAGATGTTGTGCTTATTGTCAATTGGTTTTAAGATGGAATCACGAGAGGTAGAATCCTGATGACGAGGCCGGGGAAAACATCGTCGAGGTCGTGAATATGCGGGTTCCTCTCGACTATGTAAGGATCGGAGCACTTGTCGCTGATGGTGTGCAGGGTTTCACCTTCTCCGACAACGTATATCTCGTCGCACGGCTTCTCCACCTGCCACCCTCTCGCCGCCGCTTCAGAGCTTGTCGACAATGCCGTCGTTTAGGAGGATCGGAGCTACCACGCCCGCCACGCCAAGCCACGAGGCGTCCCACGCTTTTGTGCATTTTTGGAGGGAACGACTGCCATTTAATtgtaagaagaagaagatttttAAAGTATGTTTTGGGGTAGATTAATTATTGGTAACAATTATTACAAATAACGTCAGTTTTGGTTCAAAAATTGTTGgttttttgacaatttttttatcgggttttctttgttttaaGTCTTATTAGTCCTATTTTGGGACAAAATTGGCGCTTAATCGATACTATGAATCAAAACTAGACATATATAAGTAGTTCACTTGCTCAAGTTCAGCTCGTAAGAGGTGGTTCGGATTTGAACCAAACATTCCTTatactatgaaattaatagtgaattaattttgaagcaagtttggtttgtttaatttggtcaactAATTAAGAAGCAATTAAAATTAGGATAACTTTTATTCCTTGAAACTTGCAATTTGTATataaatcctattttttttttagatatttgCCAACCGAAtggagtgttatattgttaaatcaacacttaattgttaactacaactacataaaagccattagatattcaaattaagggcctagatcatcaatcccaaatgtcaacacgatcaACAAAAACGCCAACAAGggtattaaggtcaatttacaacaaattagatgtaactaacttttaaaaaatatcccaTAACCTTAAAACGcatggcagctgattattGCCGTCCCGAGAAAACTATGATCCTGACCATCTTATATAGTTGGAACAATTACATGAGACCCtataagtaaaataagaggATCATATTTTAAACACTGACCATGGCTGACCATATGAGCGGATGCTGCTTTAATGTTGTATTGACGCTGAGTGCTGAAACCATACAAGTGTGATGTTTCCAAGCAACCCGACCGCCCATGTAAGCTCATGTTCATGAAGAATTACCACAACAGGCTCAATATAACCTGAAAAATAGCTTTTAATCATTCAAAAAAAGGAGTGGCTGGGAATTGGCTGAGGTTcataatgaaatgaagttgcTGAGAAAAGATATACGAACAGATCACAAATTAGTTGCCTGAATCTTAGAGAAATATAATCAGGATAGTAAGGACCTAAaagcaaaaaacaaaagattatGTAGAACCACTGGCTAGACCAAGCAATGGCTACAAGTAAGACTACTTCACAGCAAATCAGAAGAGTCCTCTTATTAGAGGCCTTTGGTGTacccaaaaaattatgaagttgaattgagaatttaatcatttattataaattgattacCACGAAAGTTGCTGGCGGTCAAGAGTGTCTCACTGAGTTGGAGTTGTCTATAGACTGCACTCTCACTTAATT from Salvia hispanica cultivar TCC Black 2014 unplaced genomic scaffold, UniMelb_Shisp_WGS_1.0 HiC_scaffold_1162, whole genome shotgun sequence encodes the following:
- the LOC125198010 gene encoding uncharacterized protein LOC125198010 produces the protein MSTNQNPSPNSNAAPIEIGPDGLARESPVIAYTEKIIEEEQLQLRKYIEENYSKIRDVERELANLSMEMKLTAGPKKAALEHLRKKIEMSTERIRLAKMKEEQAKKAWEAAAKDVQDEEASKQKLCDDLNNLVQESSNSQLARLEELKRRMESLNPSRSSNTHTPQYDSLRPSSWTPDWTGAGFDVDGRATCE
- the LOC125198012 gene encoding LOW QUALITY PROTEIN: phosphoglucomutase, chloroplastic-like (The sequence of the model RefSeq protein was modified relative to this genomic sequence to represent the inferred CDS: inserted 1 base in 1 codon), coding for MALNSIASRPTSSLLSRKLRNSNGNDSALDHLAKSLSFFNPTPLFSNISFRNASPSPLLSASVRASSSSTSPSATVANSQELKIKSVPTQPIEGQKTGTSGLRKKVKEFMRENYLANWIQALFDSLPPEDYKNGVLVLGGDGRYFNKEAAQIIIKIAAGNGVGKILVGRDGILSTPAVSAVIRKREANGGFIMSASHNPGGPEYDWGIKFNYSSGQPAPESITDKIYGNTLSISEIKVADIPDINLSQLGVTNCGPFSVEVVDPVADYLELLEQVFDFSLIRSLISRSDFRFTFDAMHAVTGAYAKPIFVDKLGASIDSILNGVPLEDFGHGHPDPNLTYAKELVDIMYAEHGPDFGAASDGDGDRNMILGSRFFVTPSDSVAIIAANAEKAIPYFKTGPKGLARSMPTSGALDRVAEKLKLPFYEVPTGWKFFGNLMDAGKLSICGEESFGTGSDHIREKDGIWAVLAWLSIIAFRNKDKKPGEKLVSVSDVVSEHWATYGRNFFSRYDYEECESEGANKMIDYLRDLISKGKTGDAYGDYKLQFADDFTYTDPVDASVVTKQGVRFVFTDGSRIIFRLSVSGSAGATVRIYIEQFEPDASKHDXDAQIALKPLIDLALSTSKLKEFTGREEPTVIT